TTGGACCTGCGCATTACCGAAAGACCGAGGGGATAAACCCCTCGGCTCGTCAAGAATTGCGGTCGAAGACCCCTGCCATCCTGAATCCTGCTTGCCCGCCGAAGCCTTGGCGAAGGCGGGAACCCTATCTCAGCACCCTGTCCAGCCCCGCTTCGATCCACTCCGGTTTGATGTCGTCGTAGAGCGTTGCCCGGCCGATGCAGTCGGCGAGGACGAATCGCAGCTTGCCGGCGGCGACCTTCTTGTCGGATTGCATCAGACTGATGATCCGGTCGCGCTGCCCGGCCAGAGGGGCCGTCACGGGCAGCTTCATCCGGTCGACGATCGCGGCGATGCGCTCGGCGGCCGCGCGGTCCAGGCGACCGGCGGCGACGCTGATCTCTGCGGCCGCGACCATGCCGGCGGCCACCGCCTCGCCGTGCCGCCACGGATCACCCTGCCGTGCCATCAGCGACTCGATCGCGTGTCCGACGGTGTGCCCGAAGTTCAGCAGCGCCCGCAGGCCGCTCGTCTCGCGCTCGTCTTGCGAGACGATATCCGCCTTGATGCGGACGTTGTGCTCGATCAGGGCCCCCAGTGCGTCGGTGTCGCAGGCGAGGACATGGTCGGCGTTGTCTTCGTGCCAGGCGAAGAAGTCGGCATCGCGGATGACCGCGTGTTTGATGCTCTCGGCCAGACCAGCCTTGAAATCGCGATCGCTCAGCGTCCGCAGCGTGGCCGTGTCGATGAGCACGAACAGCGGCTGGTAAAAGGCCCCGATCATGTTCTTGCCGCTGGCGTGATTGACCGCCGTCTTGCCGCCGACGCTGGCGTCGACGTCGGCCTCGATGGTGGTCGCACACTGCACGAACGGCACGCCGCGCACCCATGTTGCCGCGACAAACCCCGTCAGGTCGCCGACCACCCCGCCTCCTAGCGCGATCAGCGGCGAGGTTCGGTCGATTCGGGCGTCGGCCAGAGCGTCGTAGATCCGCGAGACCCACTCAAGGCTCTTGCTGCCATCGCCGGCGGGCACGACGAACGTGGCTGCGTCGAACCCGGCAGCCCGCAGAGAGTCCATCGCCGTCTTGCCGTAGAGCGGCCCGACGTTCTCGTCGGTGATCACCATCGCCCGGCGGCTCTTGACCCGCTCGGCCAGGCGCGGCCCCAGTGCGCCGAGCAGTCCCGCCCCGATGAACACCGGATAGCGCGGCTCAACGTTGACCTGGACAACACGCTCGCCAGACGCCGAACTCATTAGCCAGACCCCAAATTGAGAATACCGAATTGGGAATTGAGAGCATGCGTGGAAGCCGCCGCAAGCATTCGGTAGGGCAGCGTCGAGGTCGCCGCGGCGACCGAGACCTGCCATATTGTTGAGCTCGAACCGGCAGGTCTCCGCCGCCTCCGGCGGCTCGGATCGTCCCCTACCCTTTGCACACGGATTCTGGAAGTCAAAAGGCGTTGGCAGCAGCTCAGAGAGACGGGCGTATGGTTTTTTTGATTCGCCATTCTCAAGTCATCATTCCTCATTCCTTCCGAGGCCATCCGCCGCCACGGCCAGCCAGTGCCGGCACTGCTCCCGGCGTTTTTCGTCGGCGAACTGGACCAGTGCCTGTCGCAGGTGGCCCTCGGCGACCTCGTATTGCCGCAAGTCCCGGGCATAGATGATGCCCAGCAACAGCCGGATCTCGCCAGCTTCCGCGCAAGTCGGGTACGCCGACAGCAGCTTCTCATACGCCGCGGCCGCCTGGGGCAGCTTGTTGAGCGTGTAGAGCTGGTTGGCCACATCGAGCTGGCTGCCCTTGGGCAGCACCTGCCGGGGGTCGTGTTCCAGCAGCTTTTCATACAGTTCGGCGGCCGTGTTCCGATCGTTCAGCGCCAGGGCCTCGGCAATTCTCATCCGCAACTCGGCGACCTGGTCGCGCGGCCCGGATGCCCCGCTGCCGACGGGCAAATCCTGGAGCGACACCGGCCGGGCCACTCGCCCGTAGCGGGCCCGGGCCTCGGCGTCCGGATCGGCCATCGCCGAGCGAAAGGCCTGGCGGTGGAACCATCGCCTCCACAGGGCCACGATGTCGAATTGATCCCGCGGCAGCGCCTTGATCGCCAGCAGGGCGCTCGTCGCGACAAAGCCGAAGCCGTAGCCCGCCAGGTGGGCATCGAAGGCCACGTTGCTCTCGCCGGCGAGGCTCTTTGCCAGGACGTTGTCCCACAGGATCATCTTGAACACGATCAGAACCATGCTGGGCAATTCGAACGTGCCGATGATGAACCACCAGTACAGGACGGTGACGTAGCTGCGCGGAAAAAGGGCCAGGTAGGCGGTGGTCACGGCCGCGATGGCACCGGAGGCCCCGACCATACCGCCGAAGTCGGGGTTGATGTAAGCGTGACCGACTGCCGCGGCGATTCCGCCCGCCAGGTAGAACAGTACGTAGGGTGCATGGCCCATCTTGCCGTTGACGGCGTTGCCGAAAATCCACAGAAACAACATATTGCCGCCGATGTGCATCCAGTTGGCGTGCATGAACTGGTAGGTGAAGAACTGGTAGAGCTGGATGTGGTCACCCACCAGCGCGAGCCGGTCGCCTATCGTTTGCCTGCCGTCGATTGCATGGCGATCCGCGCCGCCCACCACGAGAAAAACAAGCACATTGAGCCCGATGAGCACGTAGTTGGCCCACGGCGTGCGGCGAATCTGCGTATCTGTCGAGATCGGAATGATCATGGATCACATGGTTCCGGAGCTGCAACGCAAACGGGTCATTTCTTCGGCGGTGGAGGCGAAGCGGCCTGCCGGAGCATCGCCTCGTACACTTCCACGAAGGCGAGCCTGAGCTCCTGCAACGTACCGGTGAGTATCCGTTGTTCCTGGTCGTCGAGGTTGTTACGGGTCTTGTTCTGCAGCAGTTCGAGCAGGTCGATGTAGTGCTTGGCATATTCCAGGCTCGGCGGAATGGTCTTACCGTTCTGGTCGCGGAAGCCGCCCAAGCCGATCGTCGCCTGCATGGTGATCATCTGAATGATCTCGGCGATGTGCGGCCCCGGCAACGGTCCGCGCTCTGTTTCTTCGGCCGCGCGGGCCTCGCGATCGGCCTCCTCTTTTTCGCGACGAGCCTGTTCCTTCCAGTCGTCGTCGATAATGATCTTCGGGGCTTCCTTGTTGTCCTCGGCCATGGTGGCCTCCGTTGTGTTCGTTAAGTCTGGCTGAAACAAGCACTCGTCCCGAGCCGGCAACCCGACCGGTCGGACCTCAGATCATAGCATGATGTCCAGTCCGTCGATAGCCGCCCGGGCTGCTGCATCGACGTGCAATCCCTCGGCGGCCCTTCACAAAGGCGGACAAGGCGGTCGTGCTGGGGCTGATCCGCCGCCGCCCCCCGTGGACTTGGCGGGGGTTCCCGTTCATCAGTCGTCGCAAAGGGGGTCGGCCTGGACGTTCTCGCCGCTCATGCATCGCTGGAAGATGCCGAAATCGGACTGGTCGACGTCGGTGTCACCGTCGAAATCTGCTTGGCTGCAGGTCGAACTGCCGCCGTGTGACACGCCTGACCCGGAGGCACAGGCCTCGAAGAGAGCGAAATCGTCGTTGTCAACGTCGCGGTCACCGTCGAGATCCGGGGCGACCGGACCGGGCCAGCCGGCCAGTCGAGCCATCATCCACCAGAATGCGCGGCCCTTGAGGTTGCAGATCGTCGGCTGGGAATGCGCACACGAGCAGCTCGTGCAGAGCGGATGCCCCGGGTGAGCGGCACACCATTGCTGGGGCCAGTTACCTCCGCTGTAGTCACCGTTATCGTTGCAGCCCAGGGCCAGGTAGTCATTGCCGTCGGGGTCGTGGCTTTCGATGTCTGCAAAGTCAAACAGCACCATATTGTGGGCCAGTGCATACGCACGGATCTGATTGTTGCGCTGGTTCAGGGTACCACCCACTCCGCTGCCGTCGGTGTGGCCGGTCATCAGGATGAAACGCATGCCCGGGTACTCATCCTCGAACTGAGCCATCACGCTGAGGTAGTTCGCGATCTGCGCCTCAGAGTACGACGAGGCTTGTCCACACCACGACCACATCGAGAAGTCATACGAGCCGGTGTTGGCCACTGCTCGCGTCCTGTTGATACCGGACGAACTCGCCCAGTAGTCATCGGGTTCAATGTAGGTCTCGGGCGGGTTG
This genomic interval from Phycisphaerae bacterium contains the following:
- a CDS encoding rhomboid family intramembrane serine protease, which gives rise to MIIPISTDTQIRRTPWANYVLIGLNVLVFLVVGGADRHAIDGRQTIGDRLALVGDHIQLYQFFTYQFMHANWMHIGGNMLFLWIFGNAVNGKMGHAPYVLFYLAGGIAAAVGHAYINPDFGGMVGASGAIAAVTTAYLALFPRSYVTVLYWWFIIGTFELPSMVLIVFKMILWDNVLAKSLAGESNVAFDAHLAGYGFGFVATSALLAIKALPRDQFDIVALWRRWFHRQAFRSAMADPDAEARARYGRVARPVSLQDLPVGSGASGPRDQVAELRMRIAEALALNDRNTAAELYEKLLEHDPRQVLPKGSQLDVANQLYTLNKLPQAAAAYEKLLSAYPTCAEAGEIRLLLGIIYARDLRQYEVAEGHLRQALVQFADEKRREQCRHWLAVAADGLGRNEE
- the aroB gene encoding 3-dehydroquinate synthase, whose translation is MSSASGERVVQVNVEPRYPVFIGAGLLGALGPRLAERVKSRRAMVITDENVGPLYGKTAMDSLRAAGFDAATFVVPAGDGSKSLEWVSRIYDALADARIDRTSPLIALGGGVVGDLTGFVAATWVRGVPFVQCATTIEADVDASVGGKTAVNHASGKNMIGAFYQPLFVLIDTATLRTLSDRDFKAGLAESIKHAVIRDADFFAWHEDNADHVLACDTDALGALIEHNVRIKADIVSQDERETSGLRALLNFGHTVGHAIESLMARQGDPWRHGEAVAAGMVAAAEISVAAGRLDRAAAERIAAIVDRMKLPVTAPLAGQRDRIISLMQSDKKVAAGKLRFVLADCIGRATLYDDIKPEWIEAGLDRVLR
- a CDS encoding DUF1844 domain-containing protein produces the protein MAEDNKEAPKIIIDDDWKEQARREKEEADREARAAEETERGPLPGPHIAEIIQMITMQATIGLGGFRDQNGKTIPPSLEYAKHYIDLLELLQNKTRNNLDDQEQRILTGTLQELRLAFVEVYEAMLRQAASPPPPKK